A region of Flavobacteriales bacterium DNA encodes the following proteins:
- a CDS encoding undecaprenyl/decaprenyl-phosphate alpha-N-acetylglucosaminyl 1-phosphate transferase, producing the protein MDILVLPFITSFIIVLLSTPSFITVAIKKRLFDEPSEERKIHTRVVPLMGGMMIFAGTLFSFLLWFPTNEMGIIKYIVPCLLIMFFVGMKDDIIGTAPSKKLAAHIAVAFIMVLMADVRLTSLHGLFGVREIPDWAGILLSVFTYIVIINAFNLIDGVDGLAAGVGLISASIFGAWFYFAGDFVYAVLSFSLAGGLFGFLRFNFSPAKIFMGDSGSLTIGFLFAALAIELVEFDAQKELPLVIKGISKPILAMSILVYPLVDTIRVFTLRILKGVSPFTADRNHLHHRLLDLGLSHKQTVIIIYLFSLLVVGACVLARPFNPSYSFIVIMASVLVAVQIPFFISLKKKKN; encoded by the coding sequence ATGGATATACTAGTCTTACCATTTATCACTTCGTTTATTATAGTGTTGCTATCTACGCCTTCATTTATTACTGTAGCAATAAAAAAACGATTGTTTGATGAACCAAGCGAAGAACGAAAAATTCATACCCGAGTTGTTCCATTAATGGGTGGTATGATGATTTTTGCTGGTACACTTTTTTCATTTTTATTGTGGTTTCCAACTAACGAAATGGGTATTATCAAATACATTGTACCTTGCCTATTAATCATGTTTTTTGTGGGCATGAAAGATGATATTATTGGCACAGCTCCCTCAAAAAAATTAGCCGCACACATTGCTGTTGCATTTATTATGGTGTTAATGGCAGATGTTCGATTGACAAGTCTTCACGGCTTATTTGGCGTTCGTGAAATACCTGATTGGGCAGGAATATTATTATCTGTCTTTACTTATATCGTTATAATAAATGCTTTTAATTTAATTGATGGTGTTGATGGCTTAGCAGCTGGAGTAGGGTTAATTTCTGCATCAATTTTTGGAGCTTGGTTTTATTTTGCTGGCGATTTTGTTTATGCAGTATTGTCGTTTTCATTAGCTGGAGGCTTATTTGGCTTTTTACGGTTTAATTTCAGTCCTGCAAAAATATTTATGGGCGATTCGGGTTCGCTTACCATTGGATTTTTATTTGCAGCGTTAGCCATAGAATTGGTAGAGTTTGATGCTCAAAAAGAATTACCATTAGTCATTAAAGGTATTTCAAAACCTATTTTAGCCATGTCTATTTTGGTTTATCCCTTAGTGGATACCATTAGAGTGTTTACTTTACGTATTTTAAAAGGTGTTTCTCCATTCACTGCCGACAGAAACCATTTGCACCACCGTTTATTAGATTTAGGGTTATCACATAAACAAACCGTAATTATTATTTACCTATTTAGTTTATTGGTGGTTGGGGCTTGTGTTTTAGCAAGACCGTTCAACCCAAGTTATTCATTTATTGTTATTATGGCAAGCGTGTTAGTTGCTGTCCAAATACCGTTTTTTATTTCATTAAAAAAGAAAAAAAATTAA
- a CDS encoding zinc-dependent peptidase has translation MVWFILFLFFSPLGFLYVAYLIYGKNAIPAFYYNKIKWQNSISRSEYDSLDLLLSKQLHFFKNLSLNGKAKFIHRLNHFKYQKRFIGEDGCVVTEEMKNVISGAAIQLTFGLEHYLMDNIKGFVIYPTVFYNRIINKRLRGGTPPEGNMQLSWQHVEHGFIYPSDKYNLALHEFAHALKLTISHAEEFDMNFYKYIEEWEAVGAREFDQMKRSDDNFLREYASVNMHEFFAVCVEHFFEVPEQFVYNLPHVYYHMCILLNIDPLNKTKDYRVEK, from the coding sequence ATGGTATGGTTTATTTTATTTCTATTTTTCTCTCCTCTAGGGTTTCTTTATGTGGCATATTTGATTTATGGTAAAAATGCTATACCAGCATTTTATTACAATAAAATAAAATGGCAGAATTCTATTAGTAGAAGTGAGTACGATAGTTTAGATTTATTGTTAAGTAAGCAATTACATTTTTTTAAGAATTTATCTCTAAATGGTAAGGCAAAGTTTATACATCGATTGAATCATTTTAAATATCAAAAACGATTTATTGGTGAGGATGGATGTGTTGTGACTGAGGAAATGAAAAATGTTATTTCAGGTGCTGCAATTCAGTTAACATTTGGTTTAGAGCATTATTTGATGGATAACATTAAAGGTTTTGTCATTTATCCAACAGTCTTTTACAATAGAATTATTAACAAAAGATTAAGAGGAGGAACTCCACCAGAAGGCAATATGCAGTTGAGTTGGCAACATGTTGAACATGGTTTTATTTATCCTAGTGATAAATATAACTTGGCATTGCATGAGTTTGCTCACGCTTTAAAATTAACAATTAGTCATGCTGAAGAATTTGACATGAATTTTTACAAATATATTGAAGAGTGGGAAGCAGTAGGAGCAAGAGAATTTGACCAAATGAAAAGAAGTGACGATAATTTTTTAAGGGAGTATGCATCTGTAAATATGCATGAATTTTTTGCAGTTTGTGTAGAGCATTTTTTTGAAGTTCCAGAACAATTTGTATATAATTTACCGCATGTTTATTATCACATGTGTATCTTATTAAATATTGACCCATTAAACAAGACTAAAGATTACAGAGTTGAAAAATAA
- a CDS encoding LEA type 2 family protein, which translates to MLSLFSCFKYEDVQILEVTNIRVLDLTTKKIEVGIDMHIVNPNNYKISITDSDLELMIKNKKIGTAKIKEKIELPKKSDQVHHVSIITDTKDIVSGAIPVLLGLMFDDSIELQVKGEIRAKAKSISKNFPVDFKERVKLNK; encoded by the coding sequence ATGCTATCACTTTTTTCATGCTTTAAATACGAAGATGTTCAAATATTAGAAGTAACGAATATTCGAGTGTTAGATTTAACCACCAAAAAAATTGAAGTTGGTATTGATATGCACATTGTAAACCCAAACAACTATAAAATAAGCATTACCGATTCTGATTTAGAATTGATGATTAAAAACAAAAAAATTGGTACAGCAAAAATTAAAGAGAAAATTGAGCTGCCAAAAAAGTCAGATCAAGTTCATCACGTTTCAATAATTACCGATACAAAAGACATTGTTAGTGGTGCAATTCCTGTCTTGTTGGGACTAATGTTTGATGATAGTATTGAACTACAAGTGAAAGGAGAAATTAGAGCAAAAGCTAAATCCATCAGTAAAAATTTCCCAGTCGATTTTAAGGAACGAGTGAAGTTGAATAAATAA
- a CDS encoding T9SS type A sorting domain-containing protein, giving the protein MRLLYTFFLLTITTFVYSQKSVHQEQLEYYNSLGNADANYYEQNTKAAIKPATNKATCNLNKVVYGWHPYWVGNAYLNYDWNLLSHMSFFSYEVDAATGNANSTHGWATSAAVTAALASGNTKVTLCVTLFSSHATFFASPTAKQTLITNLINLVQSRGAHGVNIDFEGLPASQKTNFANFMVDLANQFHAAIPGSDVSTVLYAVDWNNVFDFAIMSNAVDKFIVMGYDYYWTGSTTAGPNDPLYHYSTTYNYNLSKSITYYLNKGCPSNKLIMGLPYYGREWPTSSTTVPSGATANGVARFYNDVKDNLNGYYSAGNHQQEVDSYSDVFVFNNGGTRQCFITLEDNFYKRLDHINNTGIGGMGIWALGYDDGYNQFWDGLNDYMTNCYVSPCSGIIHDFGGPTKNYNDNENYTWTIAPTGASSINLTFTSFDVETNFDYLYIYDGPTTASPQLAGSPFTGTTFPPVFNSSTGAITFRFTSDGATTKPGFNANYYCIQDTIKPTTAIAATSNPEYDDFTSNFTDADNVGGSGVKHRFYQVTDFDGVSWLSNEQNGFFNFQGSSTALTWTEVSGSWSTNAFGYAQLDESNGNTNSYASCNQNNATKYLYNYKFNITSIAANKRTGFHYMCDDASLTNRGNSYFVWFRQNDSKLQFYKVVNDTFSLKKEVPFTFNTSQNYDVKVVYDKTNGQTDVYVNDVFISSWADVSPLTAGNYISLRTGNCATAFNDVMVYKNRTASALITVGQNPTDDIRYEGTPAGRINSIVIDSAYNVSVVNTEFVNVDFLTSISETNIGGIKVYPNPAIKALTIELDELLQNGVLNIKDVSGKMVLSQQLSNTNKLTVPISHLAKGVYLLEITSDLGKQQLKFIKE; this is encoded by the coding sequence ATGAGGCTACTATACACGTTTTTTCTACTTACAATAACAACTTTTGTTTATTCCCAAAAATCGGTTCATCAAGAACAGTTGGAGTATTACAACAGTTTGGGTAATGCTGATGCCAATTACTATGAGCAAAATACTAAAGCTGCTATAAAACCTGCCACCAATAAGGCAACGTGTAATTTAAATAAAGTGGTTTACGGGTGGCATCCTTATTGGGTTGGAAATGCCTATTTAAATTACGATTGGAATTTGTTAAGCCACATGTCATTTTTTAGTTATGAGGTAGATGCAGCAACAGGAAATGCAAACTCAACACATGGTTGGGCAACAAGTGCAGCTGTAACTGCAGCATTGGCTTCAGGAAATACCAAAGTTACTTTGTGTGTAACATTGTTTTCTAGTCATGCTACATTTTTTGCAAGCCCAACAGCCAAACAAACCTTAATTACCAATTTAATTAATCTCGTACAGTCGAGAGGTGCACATGGTGTAAATATTGATTTTGAAGGTTTACCAGCTTCACAAAAAACCAATTTTGCCAATTTTATGGTTGATTTAGCCAATCAGTTTCATGCTGCTATTCCTGGCTCGGATGTGAGTACGGTGTTGTATGCGGTTGATTGGAACAATGTGTTTGATTTTGCTATCATGTCGAATGCAGTAGATAAATTTATTGTAATGGGTTACGATTATTATTGGACAGGAAGTACTACTGCTGGTCCAAACGATCCACTTTATCATTACTCAACAACCTACAATTACAATTTATCAAAATCAATTACCTACTATTTAAATAAAGGTTGTCCATCAAATAAGCTTATTATGGGATTGCCTTATTATGGTAGAGAGTGGCCAACATCAAGTACAACAGTTCCATCGGGTGCAACAGCAAATGGGGTGGCTCGGTTTTACAACGATGTAAAAGATAATCTAAACGGTTATTATTCAGCAGGAAATCATCAACAAGAAGTAGATAGTTATTCTGATGTTTTTGTCTTTAACAATGGCGGTACACGACAATGTTTTATTACACTTGAAGATAATTTTTACAAACGTTTAGACCACATCAACAATACTGGTATTGGTGGTATGGGCATTTGGGCGTTGGGTTACGATGACGGGTACAATCAGTTTTGGGATGGTTTAAATGATTACATGACCAATTGTTATGTTTCGCCTTGTTCAGGAATTATACATGATTTTGGAGGTCCAACCAAGAATTATAACGATAACGAAAACTATACGTGGACCATTGCTCCAACAGGAGCTTCGAGCATTAATTTAACGTTTACATCGTTTGATGTGGAAACCAATTTCGATTATTTATACATTTATGATGGACCAACAACTGCCTCGCCACAATTAGCAGGAAGTCCTTTTACAGGAACTACTTTTCCTCCTGTTTTTAATTCATCAACAGGGGCAATTACTTTTAGGTTTACATCGGATGGAGCTACAACAAAACCAGGTTTTAATGCCAATTATTATTGCATACAAGACACCATAAAACCTACCACAGCAATAGCTGCAACTTCAAATCCTGAATACGATGATTTTACGAGCAACTTTACCGACGCCGATAATGTTGGTGGCAGTGGAGTAAAACATCGTTTTTATCAAGTAACAGATTTTGATGGGGTTAGTTGGTTATCAAACGAGCAAAATGGATTTTTTAATTTTCAGGGTAGTTCAACCGCTTTAACTTGGACTGAGGTTTCTGGTAGTTGGAGTACAAATGCTTTTGGTTATGCGCAATTGGACGAGAGTAATGGGAATACCAACTCTTACGCTTCATGCAATCAGAATAATGCCACTAAATATTTATATAACTACAAGTTTAATATTACAAGTATAGCAGCAAATAAACGAACAGGGTTTCATTACATGTGCGATGATGCTAGTTTAACCAATCGTGGTAATTCGTATTTTGTTTGGTTCAGACAAAACGATTCAAAACTTCAGTTTTATAAAGTAGTTAACGATACCTTTTCTTTAAAGAAAGAAGTTCCATTTACATTTAACACCTCCCAAAATTATGATGTAAAGGTTGTTTACGATAAAACGAATGGGCAAACCGATGTTTATGTTAACGATGTGTTTATTAGTTCATGGGCAGATGTTAGCCCGTTAACAGCAGGTAATTATATTTCGTTGCGTACAGGAAATTGCGCCACAGCATTTAACGATGTTATGGTGTATAAAAACAGAACAGCTTCGGCGTTAATTACAGTAGGGCAAAACCCAACCGACGATATTCGGTACGAAGGAACACCAGCAGGTAGAATTAATTCGATAGTTATTGATAGTGCTTACAATGTTTCGGTAGTCAATACCGAATTTGTAAATGTTGATTTTTTAACTTCAATTAGTGAAACCAATATTGGAGGTATTAAAGTTTACCCTAATCCTGCAATTAAGGCGTTAACCATTGAGTTGGACGAGTTGTTGCAAAACGGAGTGCTTAATATTAAAGATGTTTCGGGTAAAATGGTGCTTTCTCAACAATTAAGCAATACCAATAAATTAACTGTACCAATAAGCCATTTGGCAAAAGGGGTTTATTTATTAGAAATTACCAGTGATTTGGGTAAACAACAGCTGAAGTTTATTAAGGAGTAG
- a CDS encoding dipeptidase — MNTIQNYIQQNKERFINELIDLLKIPSVSADKAYKNDVVKTAEEVKKRLIEAGADNVDICETAGYPIVYADKIIDAKLPTVLVYGHYDVQPADPIELWTSPPFEPVIKKTDLHPDGAIFARGACDDKGQMYMHVKAFELMMKTNTLPCNVKFMIEGEEEVGSENLGTFVKQNKAKLKADVIVISDTGIIANDVPSITTGLRGLSYLEVEVTGPNRDLHSGLYGGAVANPINTLTKMIASLTDEDNHITIPGFYDKVEELSAAERAEMAKAPISDETYLKSLEIAAVQGEKGYSSLERVSIRPTLDVNGIWGGYIGEGAKTVLPSKAYAKISMRLVPHQISDEITELFTKHFENIAPKSVKVKVTPHHGGTPYVTPIDFNGYVAAKKAMEETFGKSPIPVRSGGSIPIVALFEQELGLKSVLMGFGLDSDAIHSPNEHYGIFNYLKGIETIPLFFKYFAELK; from the coding sequence ATGAATACCATTCAAAACTACATTCAACAAAACAAAGAACGTTTTATTAACGAATTGATTGATTTGTTAAAAATACCATCGGTAAGTGCCGATAAAGCTTATAAAAATGATGTAGTAAAAACTGCTGAAGAAGTAAAAAAACGATTAATTGAAGCTGGTGCTGATAACGTAGATATTTGCGAAACTGCTGGCTACCCAATTGTATATGCCGATAAAATTATTGACGCAAAACTACCAACTGTTTTGGTTTACGGACATTACGATGTTCAACCTGCCGACCCTATCGAACTATGGACTAGTCCTCCATTTGAGCCCGTAATCAAAAAAACAGACTTACACCCTGACGGAGCTATTTTTGCTCGTGGTGCTTGCGACGATAAAGGACAAATGTATATGCACGTTAAGGCATTTGAGTTGATGATGAAAACCAACACTTTGCCATGCAACGTTAAGTTTATGATTGAGGGTGAAGAAGAAGTTGGTTCTGAAAATCTTGGCACATTTGTAAAACAAAACAAAGCCAAATTAAAGGCTGATGTTATCGTTATTTCCGATACTGGTATTATTGCCAACGATGTACCTTCTATAACTACTGGTTTAAGAGGTTTAAGTTATTTAGAAGTTGAAGTTACTGGTCCAAACCGTGATTTACACTCAGGATTATATGGTGGAGCAGTTGCAAACCCTATCAATACCTTAACTAAAATGATTGCTTCGTTAACCGACGAAGACAATCACATTACCATTCCTGGTTTTTATGATAAAGTGGAAGAATTAAGTGCTGCCGAACGTGCTGAAATGGCAAAAGCACCTATTTCTGACGAAACATATTTAAAATCGTTAGAAATTGCAGCTGTTCAAGGGGAAAAAGGTTACAGCAGTTTAGAACGTGTTTCCATTCGTCCAACATTAGATGTAAACGGAATTTGGGGTGGCTACATTGGCGAAGGTGCTAAAACAGTTTTACCATCAAAAGCTTATGCTAAAATATCCATGCGTTTGGTTCCTCACCAAATTTCTGATGAAATAACGGAATTGTTTACCAAACATTTTGAAAACATTGCTCCAAAATCGGTTAAAGTAAAAGTAACACCTCACCACGGCGGGACTCCTTATGTAACGCCAATTGATTTTAACGGCTATGTTGCTGCTAAAAAAGCAATGGAAGAAACTTTTGGGAAATCACCAATTCCAGTTCGTAGCGGTGGTAGTATTCCTATTGTTGCTTTATTCGAGCAAGAATTAGGTTTAAAATCGGTATTAATGGGCTTTGGTTTAGATTCGGATGCAATCCATTCTCCAAATGAGCATTATGGCATATTCAATTACTTAAAAGGTATTGAAACCATTCCATTGTTTTTCAAATATTTTGCAGAGCTTAAATAA
- a CDS encoding 2,3-bisphosphoglycerate-independent phosphoglycerate mutase: MNNKKVALLILDGWGCGNKTKSDAIYNANTPFYDSCLEKYPHSYLKTFGGFVGLPDGQMGNSEVGHLNIGAGRVVYQDFAKINKAVTENTIAKNEELLAAFNYAKTNKVNVHFLGLVSDGGIHSHQNHLYKLCELANQHQVPNAFIHAFTDGRDCDPKSGLGFIEILEKNIQNTNCKLATVVGRYYAMDRDNRWERVKLAYDLMVHGEGEKSANLIENVKTSYQNNVTDEFIKPLIKVDANNNPIGIIQPNDVVICFNFRTDRCREITTVLTQQDMHEYNMNTLPLYYVTMTNYDKTFKNIHILYDKDNLTNTLGEVLEKNNKTQIRIAETEKYPHVTFFFSGGREKPFIGEKRILVNSPKVATYDLQPEMSAEEVTTSILTEIEKAETDFICLNFANPDMVGHTGVYEAIIKAVEKVDNSAERIVKLGLEKGYSFIIIADHGNADFAINDDGSPNTAHSTNLVPCILIDNDYKKIKDGKLADVAPTILKLLNIQPSAEMDGECLI, encoded by the coding sequence ATGAACAACAAAAAAGTAGCTTTATTAATTCTTGATGGCTGGGGTTGTGGTAACAAAACTAAATCGGACGCCATTTATAATGCAAATACTCCTTTTTACGACAGTTGTTTAGAAAAATACCCTCACTCCTATTTAAAAACGTTTGGTGGTTTTGTTGGTTTGCCTGATGGTCAAATGGGTAATTCAGAGGTTGGTCATTTAAACATTGGTGCAGGACGAGTGGTTTACCAAGATTTTGCAAAAATTAACAAAGCTGTTACCGAAAATACCATTGCAAAAAATGAAGAATTGTTAGCGGCGTTTAATTATGCCAAAACAAACAAAGTGAATGTTCATTTTTTAGGCTTGGTCTCCGACGGCGGAATCCATTCACACCAAAACCATTTGTATAAATTGTGTGAATTAGCCAATCAACATCAAGTGCCTAATGCTTTTATTCATGCGTTTACCGATGGTAGAGATTGCGACCCAAAAAGTGGTTTAGGTTTTATCGAAATTTTGGAAAAAAACATACAAAACACCAATTGTAAATTGGCTACAGTTGTCGGCAGGTATTATGCCATGGACAGAGACAACCGTTGGGAGCGTGTTAAATTAGCCTACGATTTAATGGTTCATGGAGAAGGTGAAAAATCAGCCAATTTAATTGAAAATGTAAAAACATCTTACCAAAACAATGTTACCGACGAATTCATCAAACCATTGATAAAAGTTGACGCTAACAACAATCCAATTGGAATTATACAACCAAACGATGTGGTGATTTGTTTTAATTTTAGAACGGACCGTTGCCGAGAAATTACAACCGTGCTTACCCAACAAGACATGCACGAATACAACATGAACACCTTGCCGTTGTATTACGTAACCATGACAAATTACGACAAAACCTTTAAAAATATACACATACTTTACGACAAAGATAATTTAACCAATACATTGGGTGAGGTGTTAGAAAAAAACAATAAAACTCAAATTAGAATTGCCGAAACCGAGAAATATCCACACGTTACTTTTTTCTTTTCGGGTGGACGAGAAAAACCCTTTATTGGCGAAAAACGAATTTTAGTGAATTCACCAAAGGTGGCAACTTACGATTTACAACCAGAAATGAGTGCTGAAGAAGTAACCACTTCCATTTTAACTGAAATTGAAAAAGCCGAAACCGATTTTATCTGTTTAAACTTTGCCAATCCTGATATGGTTGGGCACACAGGCGTTTACGAAGCCATTATAAAAGCAGTAGAAAAGGTTGATAATTCGGCAGAACGCATTGTTAAATTAGGTTTAGAAAAAGGCTATTCGTTTATTATTATTGCCGACCACGGTAATGCCGATTTTGCGATAAATGATGATGGTAGCCCAAACACTGCCCATTCAACGAATTTAGTTCCTTGCATTTTAATTGATAACGATTACAAAAAAATAAAAGATGGTAAACTGGCTGATGTTGCTCCTACCATTTTAAAATTATTAAATATTCAACCATCAGCAGAAATGGATGGAGAATGTTTAATTTAG
- a CDS encoding thioredoxin domain-containing protein produces the protein MKDTTTHKHTNELIHETSPYLLQHVHNPVNWYAWNDETLEKAKKENKLLLISIGYSACHWCHVMEHESFENEEVAAIMNQHFVCIKVDREERPDIDQIYMNAVQLMTGQGGWPLNCFALPNGEPFYGGTYYQTSQWKHILEAIAEEFTNNPQKVIDYAAELTKGVKTSEILPKITHNNPFNMDVLDVAVNRFKTNFDFTEGGTNRAPKFPLPNNYEFLLDYYYHTKSNDILAFVDLTLTKMAYGGIYDQIGGGFARYSTDSYWKAPHFEKMLYDNAQLVSLYAKAYQLHKNPLYKHVVYQSLAFVEREMTAKNGAFYSALDADSEGEEGKFYVWSKEELETLLKDDFSLVETYYNVNYDGKWEGHYILLRKENDEAIAKKFKISVEELNKKIGTINTLLLETRSKRIRPGLDDKTLTSWNALMLKGYVDAYNTFGEEEFLNTAIKNATFITNTQIRKDGGLNHNYKNGVSNLNGYLEDYSFTIEAFVALYEATFDEKWLMLAKQLMDYSIIHFYDKETGFFFFTSDEAKGLIARKMELSDNVIPASNSSIAKGLFMLGLYFKNEDYTKKSTQMLKNIEAEIPKYVSGYSNWASLLLNQVKPFYEIAISGDNSLKKRNKFYRQYIPNKIIVGSIKKSNLPLLQEKQTNGKTMIYVCYNKACQKPVETVEEALKQMK, from the coding sequence ATGAAAGATACCACTACACATAAACACACCAACGAATTAATTCACGAAACCAGCCCTTATTTGTTGCAACATGTACACAACCCAGTAAACTGGTATGCTTGGAACGACGAAACCTTAGAAAAAGCCAAAAAAGAAAACAAATTATTGTTGATTAGTATTGGTTATTCTGCTTGTCATTGGTGTCATGTAATGGAGCACGAATCGTTCGAAAACGAAGAAGTTGCAGCAATTATGAACCAACATTTTGTTTGTATAAAAGTAGATAGAGAGGAACGCCCCGATATTGACCAAATTTACATGAATGCTGTTCAGTTAATGACTGGACAAGGTGGTTGGCCACTGAATTGTTTTGCACTACCAAACGGAGAACCATTTTATGGTGGTACCTATTACCAAACTAGTCAGTGGAAACATATTTTAGAAGCCATTGCTGAAGAATTCACCAACAATCCGCAAAAAGTGATTGACTACGCTGCTGAATTAACCAAAGGTGTAAAAACCAGCGAAATTCTACCAAAAATCACACACAACAATCCTTTTAATATGGATGTACTGGATGTTGCTGTAAACCGTTTTAAAACCAATTTTGATTTTACCGAAGGAGGAACGAACCGAGCACCAAAATTCCCGTTACCAAACAATTACGAGTTTTTGTTAGATTATTACTACCACACCAAAAGCAACGATATTTTAGCTTTTGTGGATTTAACATTAACCAAAATGGCTTATGGTGGAATTTACGACCAAATTGGTGGTGGTTTTGCACGTTATTCAACCGATAGTTATTGGAAAGCTCCTCATTTTGAAAAAATGTTGTACGACAATGCACAACTGGTATCGCTGTATGCAAAAGCTTACCAACTACACAAAAATCCATTATACAAACACGTGGTTTACCAAAGTTTAGCTTTTGTTGAGCGAGAAATGACTGCAAAAAATGGAGCTTTTTATTCAGCTTTAGACGCTGATAGTGAAGGTGAAGAAGGTAAATTTTATGTTTGGAGCAAAGAAGAATTAGAAACTTTATTAAAAGATGATTTTTCTTTAGTAGAAACTTATTACAATGTAAATTACGATGGAAAATGGGAAGGACATTATATTCTATTGAGGAAAGAAAATGATGAGGCTATTGCCAAAAAGTTTAAGATTTCTGTTGAAGAATTAAACAAGAAAATAGGAACTATCAATACCTTATTATTAGAAACTCGAAGCAAAAGAATTCGTCCAGGTTTAGACGACAAAACACTAACTTCATGGAATGCCTTAATGCTGAAAGGTTATGTAGATGCCTACAACACTTTTGGTGAAGAAGAATTCTTAAATACAGCCATAAAAAATGCCACATTTATTACCAATACTCAAATTAGAAAAGATGGTGGTTTAAATCATAACTACAAAAATGGAGTTAGTAATTTGAATGGTTATTTAGAAGATTACTCCTTTACCATAGAAGCATTTGTAGCTTTGTACGAAGCAACTTTTGATGAAAAATGGTTAATGCTTGCTAAACAATTAATGGATTATAGCATCATTCATTTTTACGATAAGGAAACAGGATTTTTCTTCTTTACTTCTGATGAAGCAAAAGGATTAATTGCACGTAAAATGGAACTTTCCGACAATGTTATTCCAGCCTCAAACTCTAGTATTGCAAAAGGTTTGTTTATGTTGGGCTTGTATTTCAAAAACGAAGATTATACCAAAAAATCGACTCAAATGCTTAAAAACATTGAAGCAGAAATTCCAAAATATGTTTCAGGATATTCCAATTGGGCGAGTTTATTGTTAAATCAGGTTAAACCATTTTACGAAATTGCAATAAGTGGCGACAATTCTTTGAAAAAAAGAAACAAATTTTACCGTCAATACATCCCAAATAAAATAATTGTTGGCAGTATTAAAAAAAGTAATTTACCTTTACTGCAAGAAAAGCAAACCAACGGAAAAACCATGATATACGTATGTTACAATAAAGCATGTCAAAAACCGGTTGAAACTGTTGAGGAAGCGTTGAAACAAATGAAGTAA